In a single window of the Candidatus Celerinatantimonas neptuna genome:
- the azoR gene encoding FMN-dependent NADH-azoreductase, producing MKKVLVLKTSVLGEYSQSSKLMDQFVKEHQNAQITVRDLAANPVPVLDGELVGMLRPTGELNERQKQAQALSDELIKEVKDADLLIIAAPMYNFAIPTQLKTWIDFVARAGETFTYTENGPVGLIEDTKALVVTTRGGMYKDNGSDYQIPYLKLLLGFLGINDVDVIYVEGLALGDDVAQPKLEQVASQLTNYQL from the coding sequence ATGAAAAAAGTTTTAGTGTTGAAAACCAGTGTATTGGGGGAATATTCTCAATCATCTAAATTAATGGACCAGTTTGTGAAAGAGCATCAAAATGCACAGATCACGGTCCGCGATTTAGCTGCTAATCCTGTTCCCGTATTGGATGGTGAGTTGGTTGGCATGCTTCGCCCGACTGGTGAATTAAATGAGCGACAAAAACAAGCTCAGGCTTTGTCTGATGAACTAATCAAAGAAGTTAAAGATGCAGATTTATTAATTATTGCTGCACCTATGTATAATTTTGCGATTCCAACGCAGTTAAAAACCTGGATTGATTTTGTTGCCCGGGCAGGTGAAACATTTACTTATACTGAAAATGGCCCTGTAGGATTGATTGAAGATACGAAGGCGTTGGTTGTAACCACGCGTGGTGGGATGTATAAGGATAATGGAAGTGACTATCAGATTCCTTATTTGAAGTTATTGCTTGGTTTCCTCGGTATTAATGATGTTGATGTTATATATGTTGAAGGATTGGCTTTGGGGGATGATGTTGCTCAACCTAAGCTGGAACAAGTTGCTTCTCAGTTGACTAATTATCAGCTCTAG